The genome window GTATAATATAGGAAGCAATCAGACAAGAAATTTCCGCGCGACCTGATAACGGAAGCTAACTTTTCTGGTACATTTGAACTCATTCGCTCTTACCTTTTCTATGAAGCTCCTGCACTTTACCTTTCTCTCGCTCCTATTTTTTGCCCAGATTTCACTTGGCCAGACTGCCAAGGGAGTACTCAAATCTGAATTTATTTACGAACAGGCTCCGTTTCCTTCCTGCCATGCTTCGACGCTGGCCGAAACGCCGCAGGGCATCGTAGCCGCCTGGTTTGGCGGTACCCACGAAAACAATCCAGACGTGGGGATCTGGTTTAGTCAGTTAGTGAACGACAAATGGACCGCCCCGGTCGAAGTCGCAAATGGCGTGCAGGCCGACGGAAAACGGTACGCCAGCTGGAACCCGGTCTTGTTTCAAATGCCCAACGGTCCGCTGCTGTTGTTCTTCAAAGTGGGTCCCAGCCCGTCAACCTGGTGGGGGATGCTAACCTCCTCGACCGACGGCGGCAAGACCTGGGCCAAACCGACGCGCCTGCCCGAAGGCATCCTGGGACCGATCAAGAACAAACCGGTTTTGCTTTCGTCGGGCCAGTTGCTTTGCCCATCGAGCAGCGAACACGATGGCTGGCGCCTGCATATGGAAACCACCGCTGACGGCGGCAAAACCTGGAAAAAATCGGAGCCGCTCAACGATGGCAAGACCTTTAGCGCCATTCAGGCCAGTATTCTGTTTCACCCCAACAACCGCCTGCAATTGCTTTGCCGCAGCAAAAACAAAGCGGTTCTGGAAGCCTGGTCGAGCGATAACGGCAAAACCTGGTCGGCGCTTCAGCCCACGAGTTTGCCCAACCCTAATTCGGGTACGGATGCCGTCACGCTCCGCGATGGTCGTCAATTGATCGTGTATAACCATACCGCTAAAGGACGCTCGCCGCTCAACGTGGCTCTTTCGCCCGATGGCAAACGCTGGCAAGCTGCTGCCGTGCTGGAAAACGAAGCGGGTGGCGAATTTTCGTATCCCGCCGTTATTCAAAGCCGCGACGGACGCGTGCACATTACTTACACGCATCACCGGAAGAAAATCAAGTATGTGGTTCTCGATCCCGCCAAGCTGGAACTTACCGATATAAAAGACGGAAATTGGCCGAATCGGTAAGACCCTAACGCGAATTTCAAGCTGCATTCGGCCTAATTATTCCGTATCTTTGCAGCTGTTTTCAAAATCTGCAATACCGTGAGTTATAAAGAATACAAAAACCTGAACTACCCTCAGGTTGCCGAAGACGTTTTACAGTTCTGGAAAGCGAACCGGGTGTTCGAGCAATCGGTCGAAACCCGCGAAGGCCAGCCGACATTTACCTTTTATGAAGGCCCACCATCCGCCAATGGCGCACCTGGTATTCACCACGTCATGGCCCGGACCATCAAGGATATTTTCTGCCGTTACAAAACGTTACAAAATTTTCAGGTAAAACGGAAAGGCGGCTGGGATACCCACGGCCTGCCCATCGAGTTGCAGGTTGAAAAAGAACTGGGTATCACCAAAGAAGATATTGGCAAGAAAATCAGCGTTGAGGAATACAACCAGA of Tellurirhabdus bombi contains these proteins:
- a CDS encoding sialidase family protein; protein product: MKLLHFTFLSLLFFAQISLGQTAKGVLKSEFIYEQAPFPSCHASTLAETPQGIVAAWFGGTHENNPDVGIWFSQLVNDKWTAPVEVANGVQADGKRYASWNPVLFQMPNGPLLLFFKVGPSPSTWWGMLTSSTDGGKTWAKPTRLPEGILGPIKNKPVLLSSGQLLCPSSSEHDGWRLHMETTADGGKTWKKSEPLNDGKTFSAIQASILFHPNNRLQLLCRSKNKAVLEAWSSDNGKTWSALQPTSLPNPNSGTDAVTLRDGRQLIVYNHTAKGRSPLNVALSPDGKRWQAAAVLENEAGGEFSYPAVIQSRDGRVHITYTHHRKKIKYVVLDPAKLELTDIKDGNWPNR